Proteins encoded by one window of Cylindrospermum stagnale PCC 7417:
- a CDS encoding UDP-glucose dehydrogenase family protein — protein sequence MRVCVIGTGYVGLVTGACLAHIGHDVICVDNNEEKVKLMKSGQSPIFEPGLSEIMQSAINTGKIEFSTDLAAGVAHGEILFIAVGTPPLPTGESDTRYVEAVARGIGENLNGGYKVIVNKSTVPIGSGDWVRMIVLDGIAERQKTLVPAGGAVIDEKLPEIAAHFDVISNPEFLREGSAVYDTFNPDRIVLGGNSPKAIALMKELYAPIVEREYAADKSLAAVPVLATDLSSAEMIKYAANAFLATKISFINEVANICDRVGADVTQVAKGIGLDSRIGNKFLQAGIGWGGSCFPKDVSALIHTADDYGYEAQLMKAAVSVNERQRLIALEKLQQVLKILKGKTVGLLGLTFKPDTDDLRDAPALNLIEQLNRLGAKVKAYDPIVSQTGLRHGISGVLVETDAERLADGCDALVLVTEWQQFSTLDYEKMAKLMNHAVIIDGRNFLNPEAMVQAGFQYVGVGR from the coding sequence ATGCGTGTTTGCGTAATTGGTACTGGTTACGTTGGTTTAGTGACAGGTGCTTGCTTGGCTCATATCGGGCATGATGTAATTTGTGTAGATAACAACGAAGAAAAAGTCAAATTAATGAAGTCTGGGCAGTCCCCAATTTTCGAGCCGGGACTCTCAGAAATTATGCAATCTGCGATTAATACTGGGAAAATCGAGTTCTCCACAGATTTAGCAGCTGGAGTCGCCCACGGGGAAATTCTGTTTATTGCAGTGGGAACGCCCCCTTTACCTACTGGTGAAAGTGATACCCGTTATGTAGAAGCTGTAGCCCGTGGGATTGGGGAAAATCTCAACGGTGGTTATAAAGTGATCGTGAATAAATCTACAGTGCCTATTGGTTCTGGTGATTGGGTGCGGATGATTGTTTTGGATGGCATCGCTGAACGCCAGAAAACACTAGTACCCGCAGGTGGGGCAGTGATTGACGAGAAATTGCCTGAGATAGCTGCCCACTTTGACGTAATTAGCAATCCAGAGTTTTTGCGTGAAGGTTCGGCTGTTTACGACACCTTTAACCCCGACCGTATTGTGTTGGGTGGTAATAGTCCAAAAGCGATCGCCTTAATGAAAGAACTGTATGCCCCAATTGTTGAGCGTGAGTACGCTGCTGATAAGTCTTTAGCCGCTGTTCCAGTTCTGGCCACAGACCTGAGTTCAGCAGAAATGATCAAATACGCTGCTAATGCTTTTTTGGCGACTAAGATTAGTTTTATTAACGAAGTTGCGAATATTTGCGATCGCGTCGGTGCTGATGTCACTCAAGTAGCAAAAGGCATCGGTCTAGACTCTCGTATTGGTAACAAATTCTTACAAGCTGGTATTGGTTGGGGTGGTTCCTGCTTCCCCAAAGATGTCTCCGCCCTGATTCACACCGCCGATGATTACGGCTACGAAGCCCAGCTAATGAAAGCCGCTGTCAGCGTCAACGAACGCCAACGGCTAATTGCTCTAGAAAAACTCCAGCAAGTCCTGAAAATTCTCAAAGGCAAAACCGTCGGACTACTCGGACTCACCTTCAAGCCCGATACCGACGATTTGCGCGATGCCCCAGCACTCAACCTGATTGAGCAACTAAACCGACTGGGAGCCAAAGTCAAAGCCTACGACCCCATCGTTTCCCAAACAGGTCTGCGTCATGGTATTTCTGGCGTGCTAGTAGAAACTGATGCCGAACGGCTAGCTGATGGCTGCGATGCTTTAGTACTCGTCACCGAATGGCAGCAATTCAGCACTTTAGATTATGAGAAAATGGCAAAATTAATGAACCATGCCGTCATCATCGACGGTCGTAACTTCCTTAATCCCGAAGCAATGGTACAGGCTGGATTCCAATATGTAGGTGTAGGACGCTAA
- a CDS encoding UDP-glucuronic acid decarboxylase family protein, with product MRILVTGGAGFLGSHLIDRLMEAGHEVICLDNFYTGHKRNILKWLDHPYFELIRHDITEPIRLEVDQIYHLACPASPVHYQYNPVKTVKTNVLGTMNMLGLAKRVNARFFLASTSEVYGDPEVHPQVEEYRGSVNPIGIRSCYDEGKRIAETLTFDYYRQNKVDIRVVRIFNTYGPRMLENDGRVVSNFIVQALRGNPLTVYGDGSQTRSFCYVSDLVEGFIRLMNCDYIGPVNLGNPGEYTILELAQAVQNLINPEAQIQFEPLPSDDPRRRQPDITKAKTLLNWEPTIPLQEGLKLTVEDFRERIQNEIK from the coding sequence ATGAGAATTTTGGTGACGGGTGGTGCTGGGTTTCTTGGCTCCCATCTTATTGACCGACTAATGGAAGCTGGGCATGAAGTAATATGCTTAGATAATTTCTATACAGGGCACAAACGCAACATCCTCAAATGGCTAGATCATCCATACTTTGAGTTGATCCGTCACGATATCACCGAACCAATTCGGTTAGAAGTGGATCAAATTTATCATCTAGCTTGTCCTGCTTCCCCAGTACATTATCAGTACAACCCAGTCAAAACCGTTAAAACTAACGTGTTGGGAACAATGAATATGCTGGGGTTGGCTAAACGAGTCAACGCCAGGTTCTTCTTGGCTTCAACCAGTGAAGTATACGGTGATCCTGAAGTTCATCCCCAAGTCGAAGAGTATAGAGGTAGCGTAAATCCCATCGGGATACGTTCATGCTACGACGAAGGCAAAAGAATTGCTGAAACTTTGACATTTGACTATTACAGACAAAATAAAGTCGATATCCGGGTAGTCAGGATATTTAACACCTACGGGCCAAGGATGTTAGAAAATGATGGGCGGGTGGTGAGCAACTTTATTGTTCAAGCGTTGCGGGGTAATCCCTTAACAGTTTACGGTGATGGTTCCCAAACCCGTAGTTTCTGCTACGTTTCTGACTTGGTAGAAGGATTTATCCGCCTGATGAATTGTGACTATATCGGCCCTGTGAATCTGGGAAATCCTGGTGAATACACCATTTTAGAATTGGCCCAAGCAGTACAAAACTTGATTAACCCAGAGGCGCAGATCCAGTTTGAGCCATTACCTTCTGATGATCCCCGTCGTCGTCAGCCGGATATCACAAAAGCAAAGACCTTGTTAAATTGGGAACCTACCATTCCTCTGCAAGAAGGGTTAAAACTGACAGTAGAAGATTTCCGCGAGCGTATCCAAAACGAGATCAAGTAG